Proteins encoded by one window of Fusobacterium sp.:
- a CDS encoding ABC-three component system protein: MFYHMYDASKSWNGYEYQGKVAMKETLLYLEKIIEEKNIKKFEMLENYINNNKIYLEIEENEDFSIIDNDKYISVHQVKTGEGRDAAATLNMFFSCLEKKFGKYFLHYTNEIPITFGIIHKEFKDELDKLLNFNRESCFDNNGEFKLSKKKHSFPLALINMNTSEENLDTNIEFIKEKLKEYKETPIDKSRFVLKKENNSLEIEIKDIIEKIYIRINKNIVVNDIEHKYMNFGKILNDNIEKRSIDKMAEKKINFKKFIDILKKDTLEAPEDYIAYKNHEKIIEVIDKKCNSLIEEQYCDKNNCNSLCRLPIVVHKIKEIDKIQDVMEFVKGLNFPDKIEAIQHQNISSLFNCIRHKNLNFYNNYLYLKEKNECGTIYINDDEIDYKRSFNNNEKYFNELIREKEVILTKYIRINDILGKDSADIFQIKETKFEDYTEPKKLKIETYEEWGKENDRNN, translated from the coding sequence ATGTTTTATCATATGTATGATGCCAGTAAGTCTTGGAATGGTTATGAATATCAAGGAAAAGTAGCAATGAAGGAAACTCTACTCTATTTAGAAAAAATAATAGAAGAGAAGAATATAAAAAAATTTGAAATGCTAGAAAATTATATAAATAATAATAAAATTTACTTAGAAATAGAAGAAAATGAAGATTTTTCTATTATAGATAATGATAAATATATTTCAGTTCATCAAGTAAAAACAGGTGAAGGAAGAGATGCTGCAGCAACATTAAATATGTTTTTTAGCTGTCTTGAAAAAAAATTTGGAAAATATTTTCTTCATTATACTAATGAAATTCCAATAACATTTGGAATTATTCATAAAGAATTTAAAGATGAATTAGATAAACTTTTAAATTTTAACAGAGAAAGTTGTTTTGATAATAATGGAGAATTTAAATTAAGTAAAAAAAAGCATAGTTTTCCTTTAGCATTAATTAATATGAATACTAGTGAGGAAAATCTAGATACAAATATAGAATTCATAAAAGAAAAGTTAAAAGAATATAAAGAAACACCTATAGATAAAAGTAGATTTGTTTTAAAAAAAGAAAACAACAGTTTAGAAATTGAAATAAAAGATATTATTGAAAAAATTTATATAAGAATTAATAAAAACATTGTGGTAAACGATATAGAGCACAAATATATGAATTTTGGAAAAATATTAAATGATAATATAGAAAAAAGAAGCATTGACAAAATGGCAGAAAAAAAAATAAATTTTAAAAAATTTATTGATATCTTGAAAAAAGACACTTTAGAGGCTCCAGAAGATTATATTGCTTATAAAAACCATGAAAAAATAATAGAAGTAATTGATAAAAAGTGTAATAGTCTTATAGAAGAACAATACTGTGATAAAAATAATTGCAATTCTTTATGTAGACTTCCAATAGTTGTTCATAAAATAAAAGAAATTGATAAAATACAAGATGTAATGGAATTTGTTAAAGGATTAAATTTTCCTGACAAAATAGAAGCAATTCAACATCAAAATATATCCAGTTTATTTAATTGTATCAGACATAAAAATTTAAACTTTTATAATAATTATTTATATCTTAAAGAAAAGAATGAATGTGGAACTATTTATATAAATGATGATGAAATAGACTATAAAAGAAGCTTTAATAATAATGAAAAATATTTCAATGAACTAATTAGAGAAAAAGAAGTTATTTTGACAAAATATATAAGA